NNNNNNNNNNNNNNNNNNNNNNNNNNNNNNNNNNNNNNNNNNNNNNNNNNNNNNNNNNNNNNNNNNNNNNNNNNNNNNNNNNNNNNNNNNNNNNNNNNNNNNNNNNNNNNNNNNNNNNNNNNNNNNNNNNNNNNNNNNNNNNNNNNNNNNNNNNNNNNNNNNNNNNNNNNNNNNNNNNNNNNNNNNNNNNNNNNNNNNNNNNNNNNNNNNNNNNNNNNNNNNNNNNNNNNNNNNNNNNNNNNNNNNNNNNNNNNNNNNNNNNNNNNNNNNNNNNNNNNNNNNNNNNNNNNNNNNNNNNNNNNNNNNNNNNNNNNNNNCAGCAGAGGGTAAGCTGGTCTTCAGGGAGGAGACTATGTGGATTGGAGAAGAGGAAATCTCGTAGGATAAACTTTTTGAATCCCCTGTATTGGTTTTTTTGAAAGCTAAAGACATTAATGCTGGACCTACTTTGATAATTCTTTCCTTGGGAATTTATGATCCAGAATTCAAACTTTGCCCAAACTGTGCTCTTTTGACAGTGGAGTAATCCCAGGTAAACTGACAGGTAATCTTTGCTCTCTTCATCACTTCCGTTTGGGTGTACCCTCAAACCCCATTCCACTTTGTCACTGGCCTCCAACGAGAATTTTGGGCTTGTAATCTTTTCCCTAATTCCATCCATGCAAAATGAAAAGTTGCTA
This region of Mus caroli unplaced genomic scaffold, CAROLI_EIJ_v1.1 scaffold_20790_1, whole genome shotgun sequence genomic DNA includes:
- the LOC110287842 gene encoding TD and POZ domain-containing protein 5-like, translated to MSEDMEATGWGYTQIRVDSVCHKWTISNFSFCMDGIREKITSPKFSLEASDKVEWGLRVHPNGSDEESKDYLSVYLGLLHCQKSTVWAKFEFWIINSQGKNYQSRSSINVFSFQKNQYRGFKKFILRDFLFSNPHSLLPEDQLTLCCKLTKVKREYTNPPTEKLN